The sequence below is a genomic window from Lytechinus pictus isolate F3 Inbred chromosome 6, Lp3.0, whole genome shotgun sequence.
AGCGCCCACCTCTCTCATTATAAACAGTAATACATGATAGAATGCACGATAATTTAGTCATGTTCCCTTTGGTCTATTTTTCAGATGGAGATGTTTATTTACCAGGCATGGTAGCAGCTCATTACCGAGCATCGTGCGAAATATACTGTAGCACTGGAACTGGATCAATTTGACTAGTTTTTGATCGACTGATGCTCTTTTGGACGACAGCACAGATTGAAAGAGATTGTAGCCATTGGATTCCGAAGCATTGCTATAACTTTCAACAAGGAAATATTCCCCGCGAAAAAATAGCCAAAACTGTAAGGACGcttgaataattcaaatatacatTCTCTAATAACATATAGTCAGTCGCAGATGCGAATGACAAGAGAACCATCCAAGTAGGGTACTTAAAGGCAGGTACCAAGATTGTCAATTATACACCAtgagaagacaaagaagaaagaTCCTCCTGACGATTGGCTGTTTTGTTGGTGCGATTCTTCTTCTCATGACTCTTGACTACCTTGGAGAGGGAGATTTGGGAGAGGACGAAGGCGGCGAATCTCTTTCTTCCATCAGGTTTTTATCGCTTTTCTTTAGCAGAAGGAATCATCCAGGAGTGTCCAAAGACAGCGACATCACATGTTACTTCTTTCAGAGATGGCGACCCGAAGAACCCCTGTCTCAGCCAGAACTTGACGCCAGGCAATGTCAGAAGCGAATGCCACATGGACTTGTTGTAGGAGTCAAGAAGGGTGGAACAACCGCCATGGCAAGGTATCTGGGCTTACACCCAAAGGTATCTTTCTCCCGTTCCGTCCAACCTGGTCCGGACATCACTGACGCAACAATGGCCAAGTGGAAGGAGACCTTCCGACTGACGTCCGCATATCAGATGCCAGTCACAGGATATCCGGGTCTCTTCAGCGGCATGCAACCGCAACTGCTGCAGATGTTGAGGAAACATCTTCCTGCGGATATCAAGTTGATCCTGATGCTCCGGGACCCAGTGGAGCGGTTGGTGTCTGACTTCGTGCATACGGCGACCATTGCCGACCGCTACCAAGGAGAGGAGAGGAAGAATTTTGAAGAACTCGAGGGGTTCAAAGGAACCCTTCACGCTACTGTGTTGGATGATCTCGGTCACGTGAATCCCTTCGCTTCAATAGTCCGCCTAGGAATGTACGCCATGGACTTGAGGGCGCTTTACCAACAGATACCTGAGGAAAGAGTTCTAATAGTCGACGGTAACGAATTTAAGAAAGACCCATTTCCGATCTTGATTCAAGTGGAACGTTTTTTAGAACTGCCCCCATTTTTCAAGCGTGATCACTTCCAGTACAACacaaacaaacatttttattgCGCGAATATTGAAAGCAGGCCCGACGTGAAATGTCTGAACTCGCAGAAGGGCCGAAAGCACCCGAAGATTTCCGATGCAGTCATCGACAAGTTGTACGATTTCTACCGTCCCCGCAATCAGGAACTTAAAAGTGATTTCGGTTTGAACTTTTCCTGGATAGACCTCTGATGCCAATCTCGTTTTTAGTGTTCGAGTCACGCTATAGTGCACCATCTGCTCATTAACCCGTTGGACACTAACACGTGCTTTCCATAGACTCAATCTCCAACGGTTTAATACACAGTGCAGAAATTGAGCCAATATTTGCCAAAGGGTAATGCCAGCTTTTTAACCCCTCTCCAAAAAAGAGagatgaatatgaataaataaatagatgaataaacaaataattttatctcgaatttcaaaaagacaagtaaaacaaatgataataaccATTCTCATTGATCGAGTTATTCCGTAATGAAAAtgacaaacaataataataattaaaaaaggaataataattattacttcTCTCATCATCTTACTCTCTTTTTCCTCCCCTCccttctcgggggggggggtcgtttcataaaagTTGTTACAATAATAACTTTGCAATAACAGTGAAAAGCTTCTAAAATCCTtatatctgattggctgatagtaattcagttatagaaattgtgtatTTGTAATTATAGCAAGtctttttatgaaacgggaccctatACGTTACACTCTtgacaaatttattcaaatcatttgagTAGGTAGTCTCTAGATTCCAATGATcgaaaataaatccagatcggctgtgaatagtgatcagtcgaatattagatttagatatAAACCTTGTGGATATAAATCTTTTCCTTGTTTGAATATAGATCTTTTCAGATTTAAAAGCCAATCCTTTAGATCGAAAATAAATccaatattcggctggtcattATTTACGGCTGATTTGGATGTATTTTAAATACttgaaatttagagtgtattTTGAAAGTAGTGCACTCATTTCTAATTTCTACTTTTAAATCGagcattatttgaaaaatatcatttattcGTTCAAATGAAAAGACATGTGAATCTTTATGCCAAGAAACCtctattgattttttatatacgtAAATGACTCAGTTTAATATTCAAAGCTGCatctatttgatttttttaattgcataaAGAGCGTACGTtgcttttattttgttatttgcttATGTGAGGATATTAAACGTTATTAAAATCATTATGGATTTTAAGCTTACACTtatgtcattttttatattacagaatgggttccatgacatttactcCAAAGACAATTGCTCCGGTCAGTTTTGGAGGTATAGAAATTTAACCCCCAAAACTAAATATCTTGACCTCATTCTAAACCCAAAACTCTATACAATCATAACTCTACCGTTTGCCCTCTGATATTTTAAGACTGGAGTAAATgccgcaggagcaaatgtcgtgtcgcCTACAGATGATTTAAGACATCGAGTCAGATGAAGGAAGTGTGGCAGAAGGGATGAAATTAAAGGGGGGTGGTTCTCCCTAACGATGAATTGgtcccgggaggggggggggagcgagACAAATTGCTGGAATACGGGACTGTCCCTTGAAAGCTGGTCACCCTGGACACGGAGGATTCTGAGAgagagtgagggagagagagaaagagaaaaaagaaggacgGCGATTTACAAAGGGAGATataagagaggaagagaggggaGAGACAGATGAGCAAACGAAGCGAAACCAAGAGGGGAATTAAGagttattgtaaaaaaattaaaaaaaaatagcggtCAGGTCATCACGGTTTTTTAACAGTGAATATAAATAAGATTACAAATTTTtagaattattacaaatgaagttAACTGCCCAATTTCTCTTACATAACAAtgtgaaaacaggaaaaaatatatCGGTCgacaaataaaacagatttggTAAAATATGGCTTTTTCCCTGAacagaacaaaaataatatctttCGCACATAACTGTGCAAGAAAAAATGGATAAAAGGTTATTTTAAAGGAAAGTTATTTTCCCTAAATTGTCCCTACAAACTCAATTTACGTACCCCCATACCCCCTCATCTCTCTCCCCAGACACTCACACATTCTCACTTTAAAACCCACCACCACCaaaaactaccccccccccttttctgtTACAAGACTCACACATCCCTCTACTCACGTACACTATCCCGGTCcttgtaacacaaaggttagcgattgatcatacgCTTGATCTTTACGATTGATCGTACATTGTATAGtctatggaatcaatcgtagaaaaatgttctaagcgatgattgctaagttttgtgtaatACGGGCCCCTGCTCTGGTAGAGCCGTCTGTATTGATCAAAtaaacaaagcaaaacaaaaacaaaattgaatcaACCAATACATTCATAGTATTAAGACAGGTATGTATTGATCTGTTCACCTCAGCATCCCCTTTTTAAACGCTATTTAAAATTCCGTATCTCTATATTCtgtaaaggacaagtccactccaacaaaaagttgatttgaataaaaagagaaaaatccaacaagcataacactaaaatttcatcaaaatcggatgtaaaataagaaagttatgacaatttaaagtttcgcttaatttcacaaaactgttatatgcacatcctggctggtatgcaaatgaggagaccatgacgtcatccactcactatttgttttgtattttattatatgaaatatgaaatattctaattttcttctcatttgcaagTGATGcagcgattaattcctccctgaacatgtgcaattagcattgtttaatactatatggtttagtcaagttggtccgtattgtcaaatctataaaaaatgaaatattgtataattcaaacgataaaaaacaaaagaaatagtcacggtgagtgattgacatcatcgactgactcatctagttgtgcatatcactgttttgtggaaaataagcgaaactttaacatgacataattttcttattttacatctgattttgatgaaattttcagcacatgctaaattgatttttctctatttattcaagtcagcatttgtctggggtggacttgacctttaaccaaatttgtcactttctgtacggttGGCAATATTCCCTTCTTTCTTGAACTGAAAGTAATATACTTaactaaaaacataattcaatttATCAAAGATACTCTTGTAGTATTTTTTGGTTAGATATCCcataaaattgttttccaacTGTCACTGCCAAGTTGATTCAGTTGATATATTTTACTAATTTCTTCCCATAATCGCTTGACCATGTTAACTTCGATTAggacaatacaaaataaatgttggtaAGATTCAACTTCATTTtactaaagtaaaaaaaaaatgatccgTCTCAAAACCAAATTTCAAAAGTTCCCTTTTCGTGTATACAGCCCCTAATTCTTTGCGTTTATTGCATAGCATTGCACATTTCAGTCTCCGTCAGAAATACTTCTTTTAATTCTCCTGGCCATTCCCAGATCATACTCGGATTGCCCATCTGTAACATGAAATActaaatcattttgaaatttgtcAATGAAGCGATCATATATTCGTCTAAATTTTATATCACATAGCTTCTGAACACGCCCAAATATCATAAACTCAATTTCAAAGTTGTCTATATCCATTTCCATAATTCACCTTGAAGGCCTATCAACTCTTCTGTTAttactgaaaatatatttttttctgagcaagttttcagatgaaaatttcaaattatacCAGTATGAAACTGGTCTTGATTGACCTTCAACATTATATCTGAGACCTTAAGTATACCtttctgaaataattcaataaaaaagggTCTTATTATTGAGACATATACGCTTATTAAAATAATGGGATTACAAAAAAGGGAGTTCGTagtaaaaaaacatatttactaCTCTTGGAGTTTTGACATAGCGCCATCTATCGTTCATATTTAGTAATTCATCATGGCAGATACAACGAAGCCAGCCGAACAGAAACCGGAGCcgaaaaatgacaagaaaacaGAGGATGAAAAGGAGCAAGATTTGGTAAAACTACTTACATCTTAAcgaataataattttaattgtAATTGGCTTGATTAAGTACGTTTTCTGATGATATTTTTCGAATTGGGGTTCAATTTTGTGTACAGGTCATGATGACAAAGCAATTTTCTTGAAACACAGCATGAAATCGTTTGGGTGGGACTGAAATTTAGACAGAGTCGCCGGCTTCGGTGCTCTTCCATAGGCATAGCCGCGCCGACTGGTCTGGGGACGGGTTTTCAAGCTCAGCATCGGGTGATGGTTCATTGCCGCATTAACGTTAATGCACGATCCATCAGTTTGAGTTAGTGCACCAGTTTGAGTCCTTTGAAATTTGACGATTTTAGATCAGGGCCATGCCCAGTGGTGTCAAAACTTCAATTTCATGCACATTCATCAGTTCATCATTCatgcattttcataaatttaaaaaatattcgtcAAGCAAAAATTACTGATTCACAAAATGCAAAACCAATTCAATTGATGGCGGCAAGatctagtcttgaggacgcaatgatgatgacttaaaataatgaaatatacttcttcatcattgacgtcttgacACTCTTCCCATAGTGATAGTCGCAGAAAAAGCCAGAAGAGAAGAACCAAAACAAAgtcaaagatggatttcctagggaaatccatcttttaaaACCAAATTACCAAAATCATGTGaagtttatgaattttattgagtttatgaattttattgatttttacaccttcctacgcctaatgcgtaacaattatgatataaaaatgtagaaaataaaGGTTTCTTACCTAACCTAACTGATGCCGCGTAGAC
It includes:
- the LOC129262886 gene encoding heparan sulfate glucosamine 3-O-sulfotransferase 1-like, with product MRRQRRKILLTIGCFVGAILLLMTLDYLGEGDLGEDEGGESLSSIRFLSLFFSRRNHPGVSKDSDITCYFFQRWRPEEPLSQPELDARQCQKRMPHGLVVGVKKGGTTAMARYLGLHPKVSFSRSVQPGPDITDATMAKWKETFRLTSAYQMPVTGYPGLFSGMQPQLLQMLRKHLPADIKLILMLRDPVERLVSDFVHTATIADRYQGEERKNFEELEGFKGTLHATVLDDLGHVNPFASIVRLGMYAMDLRALYQQIPEERVLIVDGNEFKKDPFPILIQVERFLELPPFFKRDHFQYNTNKHFYCANIESRPDVKCLNSQKGRKHPKISDAVIDKLYDFYRPRNQELKSDFGLNFSWIDL